The sequence below is a genomic window from Nostoc flagelliforme CCNUN1.
GAGGAAAATTAAACCTTTTATCGCCTCGTAATTCAGGACTAATGTGCAATCACTTAATACAACCTGTTAGCAGCACACATTTATGTGCCCCATTGTTTGGACAAGGCGAAGTAGTTGGGATCTTACACATCAATGCGCTTGAAGAAATCAGTCCAGAAGATCAACAAATTACTGAGATTATTGCTAGAACCTTAGGCATTGCACTAAATAACCTCTCGATAAAACAACGTTTAACTTATGATAATTTGCGGGATGGGATGACCCAACTATTCAATCAAAACTATATGCAAACCATAACCGAACAGAGACTAGCGGAGGCTGAACGGTCGGGAGAACCTCTTAGTGTTATTTTCCTTGATATCGATAACTTCAAATCTTACAACTCGCGCTATGGGCATTTGACTGCCAACATTGTTCTCCAGGGATTAGCAAAACTGCTGTTAAAATCTATTCGCTCCTTTGACATTGCTTGCAGATGGGGTGGTGAAGAGTTTGTGATTGTGATGCCTAATATGACACTAGAAAACCTCAGGAAGCGAGTAGAACAATTAAGGGTAGATGTTGAACAAATGCAAGTGAAGGACGGCGATCACATTCTTGAAGGCATTACCGCTTCTTTTGGAATAGCTGTATCAGAACCAGGGATTACACTTAAGGATTTTCTGAATCGGGCAAATCAAGCGATGCTTGAGGCAAAGCGAACAGGGAAGAATCGGGTTATAGAGTATGTAAATAGGTACAATTAATTCATAATTCATAATTTAAAAAATGCCAAGCGATCAAATGAGCATCTTTTTAGTTGGCATCAAGTGTCGGACTTTCCAGCGTAGAAATCAGAAACTCATAAATTTTCCGTATAAAAAAACAACTCCCTGAAGATGTGGGAGTTGTCATTTTGTATTCGATCAGTTTTTCAAAGGATTCAGAATGGAGCGAGCGCCAAGCAGATGGCAGCCAAAATAGCAGCGATGACATAAAATACTCCAACCACTTGCAATTCTGACCAGCCAGTGAGTTCTAAATGATGGTGTAAGGGTGCCATTTTGAAGAGGCGCTTGCCTTTGCCATCAGGGTCTTTGGTCGCTTTGTAATAACTTACCTGTGCCATCACCGAAAGGGTTTCTACGAAGAAGATACCACTGAGAATGAACAGAGCTACTAGGGTGTTTGTCAATAGTGCTACAGCCGCCAAAGCGCCGCCCAATGCTAAAGAACCGGTATCTCCCATGAAAACGCGGGCCGGGTTACGGTTATGGGCTAAGAAACCTAAGCAACCACCACTTAACGCAGCACAGAAAACCATCAATCCAGGTGCTGTAGGTGCGACTAAAGCACCTAATGCTAAAAGTGCGATCGCTACTGTTCCTGCTGCCAAGCCATCAATACCATCTGTTAAATTAGTCGCATTACTTTCTGCAACTAGCACAAAACCTGCTAAAGGCCAAAATAGAAACCCCAAGGGAAGTGTAAAGCTCACCCAAGGCAAAGCAATATTTGTAATATTAGAAGGTTGATTAAACATCAGCCATAGACAAAATACTGCGGCAAAACCTAGCTGCAAAGCCAGTTTCGTTCCGGGAGATATACCTTTATTTGATTTACGGCGCAGAATTTGCCAATCGTCGAGCCAGCCAATCAATCCGTAGCTGACTGTCAATGCCGAAACTGCAAGCACCTCTTTAGCAAAGTTAGATAATATACAGGCAATTATCACACCTACAGGTATAAAAAATATACCTCCCATTGTTGGCGTGCCTGCCTTTTTTAGATGGGCTTGGGGGCCATCTTCACGAATTATTTGTCCAGTTTTAAGCGCTTGAAGTAGGG
It includes:
- the mraY gene encoding phospho-N-acetylmuramoyl-pentapeptide-transferase gives rise to the protein MDAKLSPDQGLNISGIALASLLTVGLATTAFLLDSMANRLPWQSMSLTLPLLLCALGSGAVGYWVIPLLQALKTGQIIREDGPQAHLKKAGTPTMGGIFFIPVGVIIACILSNFAKEVLAVSALTVSYGLIGWLDDWQILRRKSNKGISPGTKLALQLGFAAVFCLWLMFNQPSNITNIALPWVSFTLPLGFLFWPLAGFVLVAESNATNLTDGIDGLAAGTVAIALLALGALVAPTAPGLMVFCAALSGGCLGFLAHNRNPARVFMGDTGSLALGGALAAVALLTNTLVALFILSGIFFVETLSVMAQVSYYKATKDPDGKGKRLFKMAPLHHHLELTGWSELQVVGVFYVIAAILAAICLALAPF